One Prodigiosinella aquatilis DNA window includes the following coding sequences:
- the glpB gene encoding glycerol-3-phosphate dehydrogenase subunit GlpB, whose product MRYDVVIIGGGLAGLTCGIRLQEQGKRCAIISAGQSALHFSSGSLDLLSALPDGTAVMQPVDALAALAEQAPQHPYTLMGKSCITQLIPEAEALLSRSGLWLRGEGSGNHQRMTPLGKWRPCWLSPADSVTRGLAGTPEWRKPLVAGIDGFLDFQSRMVAGELQAQGIAAHSGDLKLPVLDRLRQNPSEFRAVNLARVLDQPASLVGLTEELMRLSHDNDAVILPACVGLESSAPLEQLRRALGKPVGLLPTLPPSVLGLRLYHALLSRFRLLGGMFMPGDRVLGSVQLPQDVAIYTHNHGDIPLHARRVVLASGSFFSNGLVAEFDQVSEPVFGLDVYFHAQREDWSQPNVFAVQPYLQFGVITDNQFHPYIKGQTQPNLYAIGAVLQGFDPLQQGCGAGVSILSALYVADAVLMEDKQ is encoded by the coding sequence ATGCGCTATGACGTGGTAATTATCGGTGGTGGCCTGGCGGGATTAACCTGCGGTATCCGTTTGCAGGAGCAGGGGAAACGATGTGCCATCATCAGTGCCGGGCAGAGTGCATTGCATTTCTCCTCTGGTTCTCTGGATCTACTGTCAGCCTTGCCGGATGGTACTGCTGTCATGCAACCCGTCGATGCGTTGGCTGCGTTAGCTGAACAGGCACCACAACATCCTTACACGTTGATGGGAAAGTCCTGCATAACACAATTGATTCCCGAGGCCGAAGCATTGCTGTCACGCAGCGGTTTATGGTTGCGAGGTGAAGGTTCGGGCAACCATCAGCGCATGACGCCATTAGGAAAATGGCGCCCATGCTGGTTAAGCCCGGCAGATAGCGTTACGCGTGGTTTGGCGGGGACACCAGAATGGCGTAAGCCGCTAGTGGCGGGAATTGACGGGTTTCTTGATTTTCAGTCTCGCATGGTTGCTGGCGAGCTACAGGCACAAGGCATCGCCGCTCACAGCGGCGATCTGAAATTGCCAGTTCTGGATCGGTTGCGACAAAACCCCAGTGAGTTTCGAGCGGTAAACCTTGCCCGTGTGCTGGACCAGCCAGCAAGTCTGGTGGGGCTAACAGAAGAGTTGATGCGGCTCTCGCATGACAATGATGCCGTTATCCTGCCTGCCTGCGTCGGCCTGGAATCCTCTGCGCCGCTGGAGCAACTGCGTAGAGCGTTGGGTAAACCGGTCGGGCTACTGCCAACATTACCGCCATCAGTGTTAGGACTGCGTTTATATCATGCGCTGCTGAGCCGTTTTCGCCTGTTGGGGGGGATGTTCATGCCCGGTGATCGCGTCCTGGGTTCAGTACAACTGCCGCAGGATGTGGCGATTTATACTCACAATCACGGTGATATTCCGCTGCATGCCAGACGGGTCGTGCTGGCCAGCGGTAGCTTTTTCAGTAACGGGCTGGTGGCTGAATTTGACCAGGTTTCCGAGCCGGTGTTCGGGCTGGATGTTTATTTCCATGCCCAACGCGAAGACTGGAGCCAGCCGAATGTCTTTGCGGTTCAGCCGTATCTGCAATTTGGTGTTATTACTGACAACCAATTTCATCCCTACATCAAGGGGCAGACTCAACCTAACCTATATGCCATCGGCGCGGTTCTACAGGGATTTGATCCATTGCAGCAAGGGTGCGGTGCGGGGGTATCGATACTTAGCGCTTTATATGTCGCCGATGCCGTGCTGATGGAGGATAAGCAATGA
- the yigL gene encoding sugar/pyridoxal phosphate phosphatase YigL, which translates to MYPIVASDLDGTLLSPDHTLSPYAKETLKLLTEWGTHFVFATGRHHMDVAQIRDNLAITAFMITSNGARVHNSDGELIFSHNLDSDIAQELYGMIFHRPDIMTHIYRHDDWFISRPRPEEERFFRESVFKYKIFDPDVLGTDGVGKVFFTCEDHNKLLPLEDALNARWGDRVNVSFSTLSCLEVMAGGVSKGHALEQVAKTIGFTIKDCIAFGDGMNDYEMLSMAGKGCIMANAHQRLKDLLPDREVISTNIDDAVPKYLRRMFLK; encoded by the coding sequence ATGTACCCTATTGTCGCTTCCGACCTGGATGGCACTCTGCTATCCCCCGATCACACCTTATCGCCTTATGCCAAAGAAACACTCAAATTATTGACGGAATGGGGCACTCATTTTGTTTTTGCCACCGGGCGTCACCATATGGATGTGGCACAAATCCGCGATAATCTGGCGATCACTGCGTTTATGATTACGTCAAACGGCGCCCGCGTACATAATTCGGACGGTGAGTTGATCTTCAGTCACAATCTGGACAGTGACATTGCGCAGGAGCTGTACGGCATGATATTTCACCGCCCGGATATCATGACCCATATTTATCGTCATGATGACTGGTTTATTAGCCGTCCGCGCCCGGAAGAGGAGCGTTTTTTCCGGGAGTCGGTGTTCAAATACAAAATTTTTGATCCCGATGTGTTGGGAACTGATGGCGTGGGTAAAGTCTTTTTTACCTGCGAGGATCACAATAAGCTACTGCCGCTGGAAGATGCGCTCAACGCGCGCTGGGGTGATCGGGTCAATGTCAGTTTTTCCACATTGAGCTGTCTGGAAGTGATGGCCGGTGGTGTTTCCAAAGGCCATGCGCTGGAACAGGTGGCGAAAACCATCGGTTTTACTATCAAGGATTGCATCGCGTTCGGCGACGGTATGAATGATTATGAAATGCTGTCGATGGCGGGCAAGGGTTGCATAATGGCAAACGCCCATCAGCGGCTGAAAGATTTATTGCCTGATCGAGAAGTGATTAGCACTAATATTGATGATGCGGTGCCCAAATATCTGCGTCGTATGTTCCTGAAGTAA
- the glpA gene encoding anaerobic glycerol-3-phosphate dehydrogenase subunit A produces the protein MGNNGSYRETDVIIIGGGATGAGTARDCALRGLRCLLLERYDIATGATGRNHGLLHSGSRYAVTDGESARECIEENRILRRIARHCVEPTDGLFLTLPEDDLAYQSQFIACCQQAGINAQAIDPKEALRLEPAANPSLTGAVRVPDGTIDPFRLTTANMIDACEHGAEVLTYHEVIGLIRQGDRITGVRVFDHKKGLQSEIHARIVVNAAGIWGQHIAEYADLRVRMFPAKGALLILGHRINNMVINRCRKPADADILVPGDTISLIGTTSTHIDYDQIDNMIVTPAEVETLMREGSKLAPQLAKTRILRAYAGVRPLVANDNDSTGRSVSRGIVLLDHASRDGLEGFITITGGKLMTYRLMAERVTDKVCEKLNHSVVCTTASRPLPGSEAVVSDKPVAASSLSAPLRGSAIYRHGQRAEQVVTGDRVDSSLVCECEAVTAGEVRYAVESLQVNNLIDLRRRTRVGMGTCQGELCACRAAGLLCKLGQSTPQQSVAQLSQFLNERWKGIRPVAWGNTLRESEFTSWVYQGLCGLTASDCQENSDAL, from the coding sequence ATGGGAAACAACGGGTCCTATCGTGAAACGGATGTCATTATTATCGGTGGTGGCGCAACGGGGGCAGGAACCGCACGCGACTGCGCTTTACGCGGATTACGTTGTCTTCTGCTGGAGCGTTATGACATTGCGACCGGCGCGACAGGTCGTAACCATGGCCTGCTGCATAGTGGTTCACGCTATGCGGTGACGGACGGAGAATCCGCCCGCGAGTGTATTGAAGAAAATCGTATTCTGCGCCGCATTGCCCGTCATTGTGTCGAGCCTACTGACGGCCTGTTTCTGACGCTACCGGAGGACGATCTGGCGTATCAGTCGCAGTTTATCGCGTGTTGCCAGCAGGCCGGGATCAATGCCCAGGCTATCGACCCGAAAGAGGCTCTGAGACTGGAACCCGCTGCCAATCCATCATTGACGGGCGCGGTACGAGTGCCGGACGGTACTATCGATCCTTTTCGTCTGACGACGGCAAATATGATTGATGCGTGTGAACATGGTGCGGAGGTCTTGACCTACCATGAAGTCATCGGCTTGATTCGGCAGGGAGATCGGATCACCGGTGTGCGCGTTTTCGACCATAAAAAAGGTCTTCAGTCAGAAATCCATGCCCGGATAGTGGTAAACGCTGCTGGTATTTGGGGACAGCACATTGCGGAATATGCTGACTTACGAGTACGTATGTTCCCGGCGAAAGGGGCGCTGTTAATCCTTGGTCATCGCATCAACAATATGGTGATCAACCGCTGCCGTAAACCAGCGGATGCCGACATTCTGGTACCAGGTGACACCATTTCCTTGATTGGTACGACATCTACACATATCGATTACGATCAGATAGACAACATGATCGTGACGCCCGCTGAAGTGGAAACGCTGATGCGTGAAGGTAGCAAACTGGCGCCGCAACTGGCGAAAACCCGAATTCTGCGTGCTTATGCGGGCGTTCGTCCGTTGGTGGCTAATGACAATGACTCTACCGGGCGCAGTGTGAGTCGCGGCATCGTTTTGCTCGATCACGCCAGTCGCGACGGGCTGGAAGGTTTTATCACCATCACTGGCGGCAAACTGATGACGTACCGGCTGATGGCTGAGCGGGTCACGGATAAAGTCTGTGAAAAGTTGAATCACTCCGTGGTCTGTACTACCGCCTCCCGCCCATTGCCCGGTTCCGAAGCGGTGGTATCCGATAAACCGGTGGCCGCCTCATCACTCTCCGCTCCTTTGCGTGGTTCGGCGATTTATCGTCACGGACAGCGCGCTGAACAAGTGGTCACCGGCGATCGTGTTGACAGTAGTCTGGTCTGCGAGTGCGAAGCGGTAACGGCGGGAGAAGTGCGCTATGCAGTGGAGTCGCTACAGGTCAATAACCTGATCGACTTGCGTCGCCGCACACGGGTGGGCATGGGAACTTGTCAGGGTGAATTGTGTGCCTGCCGCGCCGCCGGGCTGCTGTGCAAACTGGGACAATCTACACCGCAGCAATCGGTAGCCCAACTCAGTCAGTTTTTAAACGAGCGTTGGAAAGGTATTCGTCCGGTTGCCTGGGGTAATACTCTGCGGGAAAGCGAATTTACCAGTTGGGTTTATCAAGGATTATGCGGCTTGACCGCCAGTGATTGTCAGGAGAACAGTGATGCGCTATGA
- the glpT gene encoding glycerol-3-phosphate transporter has translation MLSIFKPAMHRPRVTEDQIDPHYRRLRWQIFLGIFFGYAAYYLVRKNFTLAMPYLIEQGFSRGDLGFALSGISIAYGFSKFIMGSVSDRSNPRVFLPAGLILAASVMLFMGFVPWATSSIMSMFVLLFLCGWFQGMGWPPCGRTMVHWWSQKERGSVVSVWNCAHNVGGGLPPLLFLLGMFWFNDWKAALYMPALAAILLALFAFFMMRDTPQSCGLPPIEEYKDDYPPDYDEKTEQELTAKEIFIKYIFPNKLLWCIAIANVFVYLLRYGILDWSPTYLKEVKHFALDKSSWTYFLYEYAGIPGTLLCGWMSDNVFKGNRGATGVFFMTLVTIATVVYWLNPAGNPGIDMTCMIIIGFLIYGPVMLIGLHALELAPKKAAGTAAGFTGLFGYLGGSVAASAIVGYTVDFFGWNGGFMVMIGGSVLAILLLSLTMIQERKHKEKIEKFA, from the coding sequence ATGCTGAGTATCTTTAAACCAGCAATGCACCGTCCGCGCGTCACAGAGGATCAGATAGATCCACACTACCGTCGTCTGCGCTGGCAAATTTTTCTGGGAATCTTTTTTGGTTATGCGGCTTACTATCTGGTAAGAAAAAACTTTACGCTGGCAATGCCCTATCTGATTGAACAGGGTTTCTCTCGTGGCGATCTGGGTTTCGCATTATCCGGTATTTCCATCGCCTACGGTTTTTCCAAATTCATCATGGGCTCGGTATCTGACCGCTCCAACCCACGCGTATTCCTGCCAGCCGGATTAATTCTGGCCGCTTCGGTGATGCTGTTCATGGGCTTCGTCCCTTGGGCGACCTCCAGCATTATGAGCATGTTTGTCTTGCTGTTTCTGTGCGGTTGGTTCCAGGGCATGGGATGGCCACCGTGCGGACGGACCATGGTGCACTGGTGGTCGCAGAAAGAACGCGGTAGCGTGGTTTCTGTCTGGAACTGCGCCCATAACGTGGGTGGCGGACTACCACCGCTGCTGTTTCTGCTGGGGATGTTCTGGTTCAATGACTGGAAAGCGGCACTGTATATGCCAGCGCTGGCGGCTATTTTGTTAGCGCTGTTTGCCTTCTTTATGATGCGGGATACCCCGCAATCCTGTGGTCTACCACCGATTGAAGAGTACAAAGACGATTACCCGCCAGATTATGACGAAAAAACCGAACAGGAACTGACGGCCAAAGAAATCTTCATAAAGTATATTTTCCCCAACAAGCTGTTGTGGTGCATCGCAATAGCGAACGTATTCGTTTATCTGCTGCGCTACGGCATTCTCGACTGGTCACCGACCTATTTGAAAGAAGTGAAGCACTTCGCACTGGATAAATCGTCCTGGACCTATTTCTTGTACGAATATGCAGGGATTCCCGGTACGTTGCTGTGTGGCTGGATGTCGGACAACGTGTTCAAGGGCAACCGCGGCGCAACCGGCGTGTTCTTCATGACGCTGGTCACTATCGCCACCGTTGTATATTGGCTTAACCCAGCCGGCAATCCGGGGATTGACATGACTTGCATGATCATCATCGGCTTTCTGATTTATGGACCGGTCATGCTGATAGGTCTACATGCACTGGAACTGGCACCGAAAAAAGCCGCCGGTACCGCTGCCGGGTTTACCGGACTGTTTGGCTATCTGGGGGGGTCGGTCGCGGCCAGCGCTATTGTCGGTTATACCGTTGATTTCTTCGGTTGGAACGGAGGGTTCATGGTGATGATCGGCGGCAGTGTGCTGGCAATACTGTTGCTTTCACTGACCATGATCCAAGAAAGAAAGCATAAAGAAAAAATAGAAAAATTCGCTTAA